A single window of Methylocella tundrae DNA harbors:
- a CDS encoding bifunctional protein-serine/threonine kinase/phosphatase, producing MTRDAPPPIADSGSGRLDVQAGLKSERGRRERNEDYAGVYFGTPDQRARLGVVAAIADGIGGAKGGRVAAELAVRSFIDGYLSQSETRGVRLAGARCLEAINRWTHAMGRADAGLQGMGSTFTALILRGRQAHILHVGDSRLYRLRDDRLSLLTNDHTLRGAGRNHILTRAIGPAAGLQIDYVMEDARPHDRFLLCSDGVHGVLSERALEAELARRAAPEETAAQIVDAAIDARGGDNATALVIDVLSLPAANLADLQLAAAAIPIAPPPNAGARVDDYFLGAMISDGPYSRVFSGIDEATHQPVIVKFPKPLVAADAILRQAFLRESWIATRVRSPFVAECVEVPSQRRSCLYTVMPLYQGETLERRLLRAPTIRLASGLGIAIKLAKAVAALHRAGVIHRDVKPDNVILQPDGGLKLVDLGVARLPQLEDVPMAAAPGTPSFMAPELIAGAAGDEKSDQFALGVTIFRMFTGALPYGEIEPFSHPRFGRAVALTKLRPDLPAWLDRLLARAFALRPEDRFDDVLELIFELEHGADRARPIDDAPAPLYERNPLIVWKAISAMLAAALIAALALHRH from the coding sequence TTGACCCGAGATGCGCCGCCTCCCATCGCCGATAGCGGATCTGGCCGCCTCGACGTGCAAGCCGGCCTCAAAAGCGAGCGCGGCCGTCGTGAGCGCAACGAGGATTACGCGGGCGTCTATTTCGGCACGCCGGATCAAAGGGCGCGGCTTGGCGTCGTCGCGGCGATCGCCGACGGAATCGGCGGCGCCAAGGGCGGGCGCGTCGCGGCGGAGCTCGCCGTGCGCAGCTTCATCGACGGTTATCTCAGCCAATCGGAGACGCGCGGCGTGCGGCTCGCCGGCGCAAGATGCCTCGAGGCGATCAATCGCTGGACCCATGCGATGGGACGCGCCGACGCCGGCCTGCAGGGCATGGGCTCGACCTTCACCGCTTTGATTTTACGCGGGCGCCAGGCCCATATTCTCCACGTCGGCGATTCCCGGCTCTATCGTCTGCGAGACGATCGATTGAGCCTTTTGACCAATGACCACACGCTGAGAGGGGCGGGACGCAACCACATATTGACGCGCGCGATCGGGCCGGCGGCGGGGCTCCAGATTGATTATGTGATGGAGGACGCGCGCCCGCATGACCGCTTCCTTCTGTGCAGCGACGGCGTTCACGGCGTTCTGTCCGAGCGGGCGCTGGAGGCGGAACTCGCGCGCCGCGCCGCCCCGGAGGAGACGGCGGCGCAAATCGTCGATGCGGCGATCGACGCCCGCGGCGGCGACAACGCCACAGCCCTGGTGATTGACGTATTGAGTCTTCCGGCCGCCAATCTCGCGGATTTGCAACTGGCGGCCGCCGCCATTCCGATCGCGCCGCCGCCGAACGCCGGCGCACGCGTCGATGATTATTTTTTAGGCGCCATGATCTCCGATGGCCCCTACAGCCGCGTGTTTAGCGGGATCGACGAGGCGACGCACCAGCCGGTTATTGTCAAGTTTCCGAAACCGCTGGTCGCCGCCGACGCCATTCTGCGGCAAGCTTTTCTGCGCGAAAGCTGGATCGCGACGCGCGTGCGCAGCCCCTTTGTGGCTGAGTGCGTCGAGGTTCCATCGCAGCGGCGAAGCTGCCTCTATACGGTGATGCCGCTCTACCAGGGCGAGACGCTGGAGCGCCGGCTGCTGCGCGCGCCGACGATCCGCCTCGCTTCCGGGCTCGGCATTGCGATCAAGCTCGCCAAGGCGGTGGCGGCGCTGCACCGCGCGGGCGTCATCCATCGCGATGTGAAGCCGGATAATGTCATCCTTCAGCCGGACGGCGGATTGAAGCTGGTTGATCTCGGCGTCGCCCGGCTGCCGCAACTGGAGGATGTGCCGATGGCCGCGGCGCCTGGCACGCCGAGCTTCATGGCGCCCGAATTGATCGCGGGAGCGGCGGGGGATGAGAAGTCGGATCAGTTTGCGCTGGGCGTCACAATCTTTCGGATGTTTACGGGCGCGCTGCCCTATGGCGAAATCGAGCCGTTTTCGCATCCGCGCTTCGGCCGGGCTGTGGCGCTGACGAAATTGCGCCCGGATCTCCCGGCCTGGCTCGACAGGCTTCTTGCCCGCGCCTTCGCGCTCCGGCCGGAAGACAGGTTCGACGATGTGCTGGAGCTGATCTTCGAGCTCGAACATGGCGCCGACCGCGCGCGGCCCATCGATGACGCGCCTGCGCCGCTCTATGAGCGCAACCCGCTGATCGTCTGGAAGGCAATCTCAGCGATGCTGGCGGCGGCGCTCATTGCGGCGCTCGCCCTGCATCGGCATTGA
- a CDS encoding alkaline phosphatase family protein — MIRLLRLAFASLAFAAALAMPGIASSRDWDWHGPGGSHRIEHVFVITLENEGYDVTFGAASKAPYLSQTLKAKGALLTQYFGTGHFSLDNYIAMISGQAATNETRADCQTYADFQLSGMTADGQAIGIGCVYPRTIKTLPDQMRAAGKTWRAYMEDMGADPSREASTCGHPVLNAADNTQNAEAPNAKAPRGDQYASRHNPFVYFHSIIDSADCEANVVNLDRLSHDIAFEATTPNFVFITPNLCNDGHDAPCVNGQPGGLVSADQFLQKWVPIIMSSPAYQRGGLLVINFDEGGIGSVAKNASGGYVISTPGESCCSEQPGPNLGSFPQTIKIGSYSLTNQGFGGDRSGALLLSPFIKPGSVSNTPFNHYSLLKTVEDIFGLDYLGYAAQPGLVGFFGCVSSDITVNTEDQFSTCRQRR; from the coding sequence ATGATCAGGTTGCTTCGGTTGGCGTTTGCGTCGCTGGCTTTCGCCGCGGCCTTGGCGATGCCCGGGATCGCGTCGTCGCGGGATTGGGATTGGCATGGTCCTGGCGGCTCTCACCGAATCGAACATGTGTTCGTCATAACGTTGGAGAACGAGGGCTATGACGTCACCTTCGGCGCCGCCTCGAAGGCGCCCTATCTGTCGCAGACCCTGAAGGCGAAAGGCGCGTTGCTGACGCAATATTTCGGCACGGGGCATTTTAGCCTTGATAACTATATCGCCATGATCAGCGGTCAGGCGGCGACCAACGAGACACGCGCTGACTGCCAGACCTACGCCGATTTCCAGCTAAGCGGCATGACGGCGGACGGCCAGGCGATCGGCATCGGCTGCGTTTACCCAAGAACGATCAAAACCCTGCCGGATCAGATGAGAGCGGCCGGCAAGACGTGGCGCGCCTATATGGAGGATATGGGCGCCGATCCCAGCCGGGAAGCGTCAACCTGCGGTCATCCCGTTCTCAACGCGGCTGACAACACACAGAACGCCGAAGCGCCGAACGCCAAAGCGCCTCGAGGCGATCAATACGCGAGCCGGCATAATCCTTTCGTTTATTTCCATTCCATCATCGACTCCGCCGATTGCGAGGCCAATGTCGTCAATCTCGATCGCCTGTCTCACGACATCGCATTTGAGGCGACGACGCCCAATTTTGTTTTCATCACGCCCAATCTTTGCAATGACGGGCATGACGCGCCTTGCGTCAACGGTCAGCCTGGCGGCCTCGTTTCGGCGGATCAATTTCTGCAAAAGTGGGTTCCAATCATCATGTCGTCGCCTGCCTATCAGCGCGGCGGCCTTTTGGTCATCAATTTTGACGAAGGCGGAATTGGGAGCGTCGCCAAAAATGCGTCCGGCGGCTATGTTATCAGCACCCCGGGAGAGAGCTGCTGTAGCGAACAGCCGGGACCCAATCTCGGATCGTTTCCGCAAACCATCAAGATCGGCTCGTATTCGCTCACCAATCAGGGGTTTGGCGGCGATAGGTCGGGCGCCCTGTTGCTTTCGCCTTTCATCAAGCCGGGCTCCGTCTCCAACACGCCCTTTAACCACTATTCTCTGCTGAAGACCGTGGAGGATATATTCGGCCTCGATTACCTCGGTTACGCGGCCCAGCCTGGCCTTGTCGGCTTCTTTGGTTGCGTCTCTTCGGACATCACCGTGAACACTGAAGATCAGTTCTCTACTTGCAGGCAGCGCCGATAA
- a CDS encoding cytochrome c biogenesis CcdA family protein: protein MNLGLAFIAGLLSVFSPCVLPLAPIIIAGARSRDPRGPIALALGLALTFGVVGGAIASFGVGLGEARVVRAIAAAIMVAAGVIILIPALGLGSERALSSLSQWGEGLSKHLPSAGLWGFAGAGVVLAFAWAPCVGPTLGAAFALAASGGSVAAAIATMFLFSLGAALALLGVGYGFGRLAARGRWMAGRTARLGRAAFAIVLIAAGLAILTGFDRALEAAALSASPAWLIALTTRF from the coding sequence ATGAATCTCGGCCTCGCCTTCATCGCTGGATTGCTCAGCGTTTTCAGCCCCTGCGTGCTGCCGCTGGCGCCAATCATCATCGCCGGCGCGCGATCGCGCGATCCGCGCGGTCCGATCGCGCTGGCTTTGGGGCTCGCCCTGACCTTTGGCGTCGTTGGCGGCGCCATCGCGTCTTTTGGCGTCGGGCTTGGCGAGGCGCGCGTCGTGCGCGCCATCGCCGCGGCGATCATGGTGGCCGCCGGCGTCATCATCCTGATCCCGGCGCTCGGCCTTGGATCGGAGCGCGCGCTTTCCTCCCTGTCGCAATGGGGCGAAGGTCTTTCAAAACATTTGCCATCCGCGGGCCTCTGGGGCTTCGCCGGGGCGGGAGTCGTGCTGGCTTTCGCCTGGGCCCCTTGCGTTGGCCCGACCCTCGGGGCGGCCTTTGCGCTCGCCGCCAGCGGCGGCTCGGTCGCCGCTGCGATCGCGACCATGTTTCTGTTTTCGCTGGGGGCGGCGCTCGCGCTGCTTGGCGTCGGCTACGGCTTTGGCCGGCTTGCCGCGCGCGGGCGCTGGATGGCCGGACGGACGGCGCGGCTCGGGCGCGCCGCCTTCGCGATCGTCCTGATCGCCGCCGGCCTCGCGATTCTCACGGGGTTCGACCGCGCATTGGAGGCGGCGGCGCTTTCGGCAAGCCCTGCTTGGCTCATCGCCTTGACGACGCGGTTCTGA
- a CDS encoding GntR family transcriptional regulator: protein MARITQSSNDKIESSPLSAKRDREDPGLLSDQIRNALTDEIASGKLPAGAALDEQDLANRFGASRTPVREALRQLSVSGLVEIRPRRGVVVTRLTPEQIMDMFETTAEVEAMCVRLATYRMTPLERSHLLDLHEASRSLVEKGDIDGYDAFNSRFHEAIYLATHNSFMAEQALAIRARLKSFRRTQLRQADRIHRSRDEHEGIMVAIAQGDGEEASRRMRAHMLNAASAIGSYIAAHSIAD from the coding sequence ATGGCCAGGATCACGCAAAGCAGCAACGACAAGATTGAGTCGTCGCCACTCTCGGCAAAACGCGACCGCGAGGACCCAGGCCTGCTGTCGGATCAGATCCGCAACGCTCTTACCGATGAAATCGCGTCGGGCAAGCTCCCCGCCGGCGCGGCGCTCGACGAGCAGGATCTCGCCAATCGCTTCGGGGCCTCGCGCACGCCGGTGCGAGAGGCGCTTCGCCAATTATCGGTCAGCGGCCTAGTCGAGATAAGGCCGAGGCGAGGGGTCGTCGTCACGCGCCTGACGCCGGAGCAGATCATGGATATGTTCGAGACGACGGCGGAAGTTGAGGCGATGTGCGTGAGGCTCGCCACCTATCGCATGACGCCGCTCGAACGCAGCCATTTGCTCGATCTGCACGAGGCTTCGCGCAGTCTGGTCGAAAAGGGCGACATCGACGGCTATGACGCCTTCAACAGCCGTTTCCACGAGGCGATCTATCTCGCAACCCACAACAGTTTCATGGCCGAGCAGGCGCTCGCGATCCGCGCGCGGCTCAAATCATTCCGCCGCACGCAATTGCGCCAGGCCGACCGCATCCATCGCTCGCGGGACGAACATGAGGGCATCATGGTCGCCATCGCGCAAGGCGATGGCGAGGAGGCCTCGCGGCGGATGCGGGCGCATATGCTGAACGCTGCGAGCGCTATTGGCAGCTATATCGCGGCGCATTCGATCGCGGATTGA
- a CDS encoding OsmC family protein → MKKTGSAAWQGGIKDGKGSISTESGALKAYPYGFASRFEGQPGTNPEELIGAAHAGCFTMALSLILGEAKLTAEQMDTTAEVTLEKEGDGFTITKVHLTLRAQVPGADQATFLELANKAKQGCPVSKLLKAEITLDAALV, encoded by the coding sequence ATGAAAAAAACCGGATCGGCCGCCTGGCAGGGCGGCATAAAGGACGGCAAAGGCTCCATCTCGACCGAAAGCGGCGCATTGAAAGCCTATCCTTACGGCTTCGCCAGCCGCTTCGAGGGTCAGCCCGGCACCAATCCGGAGGAACTCATCGGCGCCGCGCACGCCGGCTGCTTCACCATGGCGCTCTCGCTTATTCTCGGCGAGGCCAAGCTCACTGCCGAACAGATGGACACGACAGCGGAAGTGACGCTCGAGAAAGAGGGCGACGGTTTCACCATCACCAAGGTCCACCTCACCTTGCGCGCGCAAGTGCCGGGGGCCGATCAGGCGACTTTCCTCGAACTCGCCAACAAGGCCAAACAAGGCTGCCCGGTTTCCAAACTTCTGAAAGCGGAAATCACGCTCGACGCGGCTCTCGTCTGA
- a CDS encoding DUF983 domain-containing protein, with product MIDESKTNEEWPPLSPIRTGVRGRCPRCGKGHLFQGFLKLRRECEICHLDYSFADPADGPAFFVICFFCVPAVFFAVWLDYAYAPPLWVHLVTSLPVLLISCILPLRPLKGWLVASQYFYKAEEGRFAASPRESVRGPDVEAKSVL from the coding sequence ATGATTGATGAATCCAAGACGAACGAGGAGTGGCCGCCGCTCAGCCCGATCCGCACGGGCGTCAGAGGGCGGTGTCCGCGCTGCGGCAAGGGGCATCTCTTCCAGGGTTTTCTGAAGCTGCGACGAGAGTGCGAGATCTGCCATCTCGATTATTCGTTCGCGGACCCGGCCGATGGCCCGGCCTTCTTCGTCATCTGCTTCTTCTGCGTCCCCGCGGTTTTCTTCGCCGTCTGGCTCGACTACGCCTATGCGCCGCCGCTCTGGGTTCATCTCGTGACCAGCCTGCCCGTGCTGCTGATCTCCTGCATTTTGCCGCTCCGACCGCTCAAAGGCTGGCTGGTGGCGAGCCAATATTTCTACAAGGCCGAGGAAGGCCGCTTCGCGGCGTCTCCGAGGGAAAGCGTGCGCGGACCGGACGTCGAGGCCAAGAGCGTCCTTTGA
- a CDS encoding nitrate/nitrite transporter: MIKREFLKAGHLPTLLSAFFYFDMSFMVWVILGPLGVQIASSLHLDPAQKGLMVAVPILAGALLRVVMGVLVDRVKPKAAGLIGQTIVILGVVAAWLIGIDSFAQILLFGLVLGFAGASFAVALPLASRWYPPQYQGIALGIAGAGNSGTVFAALFAPALAAAYGWMNVIGLAAIPLIIAFIVYAVFAKDSPTTPPPKTLKEYMAVLKIPDSWWFMFFYAVTFGGFSGLASSLTIYFNTEYSLSAISAGYFTAAAVFAGSMVRPIGGALADRIGGIRTLTIMYSVAAAVLAIVSFHLPQAGMALAIFIIGMLALGMGNGAVFQLVPQRFRAEMGVMTGLIGMTGGVGGFFLASSLGFSKQLTGSYQLGLMVFAALAVLALVGLTSVKTRWRTTWGSASLTAARI, translated from the coding sequence ATGATCAAGCGAGAGTTCTTAAAAGCAGGCCATTTACCGACTCTCCTTTCTGCTTTCTTCTATTTCGACATGAGCTTCATGGTGTGGGTGATCCTCGGCCCGCTCGGCGTTCAGATCGCCAGCAGCCTGCATCTTGATCCCGCCCAGAAAGGCTTGATGGTGGCGGTCCCCATTCTCGCCGGGGCCTTGCTGCGCGTCGTCATGGGCGTGCTCGTCGATCGCGTGAAGCCGAAGGCCGCCGGCCTCATCGGCCAGACGATCGTGATCCTTGGCGTCGTCGCCGCCTGGCTGATCGGCATAGACAGCTTCGCCCAGATCCTGCTGTTCGGGCTCGTGCTCGGCTTCGCCGGCGCGTCCTTCGCCGTCGCGCTTCCGCTCGCCTCGCGCTGGTATCCGCCGCAATATCAGGGAATCGCGCTCGGCATCGCAGGCGCCGGCAATTCCGGCACGGTCTTCGCCGCGCTTTTCGCGCCGGCGCTCGCCGCCGCCTATGGCTGGATGAATGTCATTGGCCTTGCCGCGATACCGCTCATCATCGCCTTCATCGTCTATGCGGTCTTCGCCAAAGACAGCCCGACGACGCCGCCGCCGAAAACCTTGAAGGAATATATGGCGGTGCTGAAAATCCCGGACAGCTGGTGGTTCATGTTCTTCTACGCCGTGACGTTCGGCGGCTTTTCCGGCCTCGCGTCATCCCTGACCATCTACTTCAATACAGAATATAGCCTCAGCGCGATCAGCGCTGGCTATTTCACGGCCGCGGCGGTTTTCGCCGGTTCAATGGTGCGCCCGATCGGCGGCGCGCTCGCCGACCGCATCGGCGGCATCAGAACGCTGACCATCATGTATTCCGTCGCCGCGGCGGTGCTCGCCATCGTCAGCTTCCATCTGCCCCAGGCGGGCATGGCGCTGGCGATCTTCATCATCGGGATGCTGGCGCTCGGCATGGGCAATGGCGCCGTTTTTCAGCTCGTGCCTCAGCGATTCAGGGCCGAAATGGGGGTGATGACGGGCCTTATCGGCATGACCGGCGGCGTCGGCGGCTTTTTCCTCGCCTCGAGCCTTGGCTTTTCAAAGCAGTTGACCGGCAGCTATCAGCTCGGCCTCATGGTCTTCGCCGCGCTTGCTGTGCTGGCTCTCGTCGGCCTGACGTCGGTGAAAACGCGCTGGCGCACGACCTGGGGGTCGGCGAGCCTCACCGCCGCGAGGATCTGA
- a CDS encoding DODA-type extradiol aromatic ring-opening family dioxygenase, which translates to MTATNRLPVWFIPHGGGPCFFMDPPAKAPNAWKAMEAYLRGIPAAVGQRPRAILIISGHWQENRPTVTAAANPPLIYDYFGFPPHTYELRYAAPGDPELAAEVVARLKAAGIDSGEDLSRGFDHGVFIPLLLLYPDADIPVVQLSMVHPLDPARHIAIGRALAPLRDEGVLIIGSGLSFHNLQNFYGADRRVLAVAETFDAWLTKAVTNPDPAARDAALAAWDQAPGARISQPYEDHLIPLMVAAGAAGADQGVRDYSDHVFGAAISGYRFG; encoded by the coding sequence ATGACTGCAACAAACCGCCTGCCCGTCTGGTTTATCCCGCATGGCGGCGGCCCGTGTTTCTTCATGGACCCGCCAGCCAAAGCCCCGAACGCATGGAAAGCCATGGAGGCTTACCTGCGCGGCATCCCGGCCGCCGTCGGCCAGCGCCCGCGCGCGATCCTGATTATTTCCGGCCATTGGCAGGAAAACCGTCCGACCGTTACGGCGGCCGCCAATCCGCCGCTGATCTATGATTATTTTGGCTTTCCGCCGCACACCTACGAATTGCGTTACGCCGCGCCCGGCGATCCAGAACTTGCCGCCGAGGTCGTCGCTCGCCTGAAAGCCGCCGGGATCGACAGCGGCGAGGATTTGTCGCGCGGCTTCGATCATGGCGTCTTCATCCCGCTGCTGCTGTTATATCCAGACGCCGATATTCCGGTGGTTCAGCTCTCCATGGTCCATCCGCTTGATCCCGCGCGCCATATCGCCATCGGCCGCGCTCTGGCGCCCTTGCGCGACGAGGGCGTGCTGATTATCGGGAGCGGCCTCAGCTTCCACAATCTGCAAAATTTCTATGGCGCCGACCGCCGCGTGCTCGCCGTCGCCGAAACATTCGACGCATGGCTGACCAAAGCCGTGACGAACCCTGACCCCGCCGCCCGCGACGCCGCTTTGGCCGCGTGGGATCAGGCGCCCGGCGCACGCATCAGCCAGCCTTATGAGGATCATCTGATCCCGCTGATGGTCGCGGCGGGCGCCGCCGGGGCCGATCAGGGCGTCAGGGACTATAGCGACCATGTTTTCGGCGCCGCTATTTCCGGCTACCGTTTTGGCTGA
- a CDS encoding PLP-dependent aminotransferase family protein, producing the protein MDDIDAGVWTPSIRKAAGPLYLAIADAIAADIASGALAGGVRLPPQRTLADSLGIDFTTVSRAYAEARRRGLIEGRVGQGTYVRQKRAAPQGGPASGLIDMSMNLPPRFDDPALSSRMWEAMAKLEASHGLGLLMRYQEPGGASADRAAGAHWLSGRLPGLLSERVLVAPGAQGALLAILSLIAAPGETICAEALTYPGFRALAAHLRIKLTEVAIDAEGVVPEAFDAICRKERPKALYCTPTLHNPTTATMSLGRREALAALALRHKVPIIEDDAYGLLPRKAPPPLAALAPDLVYHIAGLGKCLSPALRIAYLVAPDARMAARLAGAIRATMGMASPLTAAIATRWIDDGVAEAALAAIRKETAARQAIVAEKLPIAARGANKEAFHLWLRLPAPWTRGEFVSLLRTAGVSVVASDAFALSAPPEAVRLGLGAAATRQELAQSLEIVADLLAQSPAMSSTVV; encoded by the coding sequence ATGGACGATATTGACGCAGGCGTCTGGACGCCGTCGATCAGAAAAGCGGCGGGCCCTCTCTATCTCGCCATCGCCGACGCCATCGCCGCCGACATTGCTTCGGGCGCGCTTGCAGGCGGCGTCCGCCTGCCGCCGCAGAGGACGCTCGCCGATTCGCTGGGGATCGACTTCACGACGGTCAGCCGCGCCTATGCCGAGGCGCGCCGGCGCGGCCTCATCGAGGGCAGAGTCGGGCAAGGCACCTATGTCCGCCAGAAGCGGGCGGCGCCTCAGGGGGGTCCCGCGAGCGGCCTCATCGACATGAGCATGAATCTGCCGCCGCGCTTTGACGATCCAGCTTTGTCCTCGCGGATGTGGGAAGCCATGGCCAAACTCGAAGCGAGCCACGGCCTTGGTCTCCTGATGCGCTACCAGGAGCCGGGCGGCGCGAGCGCCGACCGCGCGGCCGGCGCGCATTGGCTCTCGGGGCGCCTGCCGGGGCTTTTGAGCGAGCGCGTGCTGGTCGCTCCCGGCGCGCAAGGCGCCCTGCTCGCCATCTTGAGCCTCATCGCCGCGCCCGGAGAAACCATCTGCGCCGAGGCGCTGACCTATCCCGGCTTTCGCGCGCTGGCGGCGCATTTGCGCATCAAGCTTACTGAGGTCGCAATCGACGCGGAAGGCGTCGTGCCGGAGGCCTTCGACGCAATCTGCCGCAAGGAGCGGCCCAAAGCCCTCTATTGCACGCCGACCCTGCATAATCCGACCACCGCCACCATGTCGCTCGGGCGGCGCGAGGCGCTCGCCGCGCTGGCGCTGCGCCATAAGGTTCCGATCATCGAGGACGACGCATACGGCCTGCTGCCAAGGAAGGCGCCGCCGCCGCTCGCAGCTCTGGCGCCCGATCTCGTCTATCATATCGCGGGCCTCGGCAAATGCCTGTCGCCGGCGCTGCGCATCGCCTATCTCGTCGCCCCGGACGCCAGGATGGCCGCCCGTCTCGCCGGCGCCATCCGCGCCACAATGGGGATGGCCTCGCCGCTGACCGCCGCGATCGCGACACGCTGGATCGACGACGGCGTCGCCGAGGCCGCGCTCGCCGCCATCCGTAAGGAGACCGCGGCGCGGCAGGCGATCGTCGCAGAGAAGCTCCCAATCGCGGCGCGCGGCGCCAATAAAGAAGCGTTTCATCTCTGGCTCAGGCTGCCGGCGCCCTGGACGCGCGGCGAATTCGTCAGCTTGCTGCGCACGGCCGGCGTCAGCGTCGTCGCCAGCGACGCCTTTGCGCTGTCGGCGCCGCCGGAAGCGGTGCGGCTTGGCCTCGGCGCGGCGGCGACGCGGCAGGAGCTTGCGCAAAGCCTCGAGATCGTCGCTGATCTTCTCGCGCAATCGCCAGCGATGTCCTCGACGGTGGTTTAG
- a CDS encoding LysR family transcriptional regulator: MSVSAPSFDQLRVLLAVVEEGSFSGAARRLNRAQSAITYAVQRLEEQLGVVLFDRAGYRPILTEAGQTLLPRARLIADEMQALCNHAEGVNAGIEPELRLVVDAMFPMCALVEALRDFSGRFPSAPPRIFVETLGSATELVLNETCAIGLLLGFNSDFESLQRQKLMEIAMIPVAAPDHPLGLMGRAVGKEELRQHVQLVLSDRSGLSGSRDYGVFSPKTWRLADLGAKHAMLKAGLGWGSLPAHLVEEDLAAGQLRRIEILAEDGAVETVTLPLCSAYRRDRPPGPAGRWLLNHLAGLTEIRKIAG, from the coding sequence ATGTCCGTCTCGGCCCCGTCGTTCGACCAGTTGCGCGTCTTGCTGGCGGTTGTCGAGGAAGGCAGCTTTTCCGGCGCCGCGCGGCGGCTGAACCGGGCGCAATCGGCGATCACCTACGCCGTCCAGCGACTGGAGGAGCAACTCGGCGTCGTCCTTTTCGACCGCGCGGGCTACCGTCCGATCCTGACGGAAGCCGGGCAAACGCTGCTGCCGCGCGCGCGGCTCATCGCGGACGAGATGCAGGCTCTTTGCAATCATGCAGAGGGGGTCAACGCGGGCATTGAGCCTGAACTGCGGCTTGTTGTCGACGCAATGTTCCCGATGTGCGCCCTTGTCGAGGCGCTGCGCGATTTCAGCGGGCGCTTTCCTTCGGCCCCGCCGCGCATTTTCGTCGAGACTTTGGGCTCTGCAACCGAACTGGTGCTGAACGAGACCTGCGCCATTGGGCTGCTCTTGGGCTTCAACAGCGATTTTGAATCGCTGCAACGGCAGAAGCTCATGGAAATCGCCATGATTCCCGTCGCCGCGCCAGATCATCCGCTCGGGCTCATGGGCCGCGCCGTCGGCAAGGAAGAGCTTCGCCAGCATGTGCAGCTCGTCCTTTCGGACCGCTCGGGGCTCTCGGGCAGCCGAGATTATGGCGTGTTCTCGCCGAAGACATGGCGGCTCGCCGATCTTGGCGCGAAGCACGCCATGCTGAAGGCCGGGCTTGGCTGGGGGAGCCTGCCGGCTCACCTTGTCGAAGAGGATCTGGCGGCGGGCCAATTGCGCCGGATCGAGATTCTGGCGGAGGACGGCGCAGTCGAGACTGTGACGCTGCCGCTCTGCTCCGCCTATCGCCGCGATCGGCCGCCGGGTCCAGCCGGGCGATGGCTGCTCAATCATCTCGCCGGGTTGACGGAAATCCGGAAGATCGCCGGATGA
- a CDS encoding YceI family protein, giving the protein MLQKLFPVLLGAALLTSPLAGSSVKAEPPATSARKTNPAAVQPGAYAVDPIHTRVLFSVSHMGFTTWYGEFTNVTGTLDLDPKAPAKSAVEIHIPTNTVSTSNAKLDGELKGDQWFDAAKFPDITFKSVKVVETGKGTGKLTGDLTFHGVTKPVTLAVTFNDAGVNPLNKKYTAGFNATGSIKRSDFGVKTYLPLIGDEVDLIISAGFERQE; this is encoded by the coding sequence ATGTTGCAAAAACTCTTTCCAGTCCTCCTCGGCGCGGCCCTTCTGACGTCGCCCCTCGCCGGGTCGAGCGTCAAGGCCGAGCCGCCCGCCACGTCCGCGCGCAAGACCAATCCCGCCGCCGTCCAGCCCGGCGCCTATGCGGTCGATCCTATTCATACCCGCGTTCTGTTCAGCGTTTCGCATATGGGCTTTACGACCTGGTACGGCGAATTCACCAATGTCACCGGCACGCTGGACCTCGACCCGAAAGCGCCGGCAAAAAGCGCCGTCGAGATCCACATTCCAACCAACACGGTCTCGACCAGCAACGCCAAGCTCGACGGCGAGCTGAAGGGCGACCAATGGTTCGACGCGGCGAAATTTCCCGACATTACGTTCAAGTCGGTCAAAGTCGTCGAGACCGGCAAGGGAACCGGCAAGCTCACCGGCGATCTGACCTTTCACGGCGTCACCAAGCCCGTCACGCTCGCCGTCACATTCAACGACGCCGGGGTCAACCCGCTGAACAAGAAATATACCGCCGGCTTCAATGCGACGGGCTCGATCAAGCGCAGCGATTTCGGCGTGAAGACCTATCTGCCGCTCATCGGCGACGAGGTCGATCTCATTATCAGCGCGGGGTTCGAGCGGCAGGAGTAA